AAGAGgtttcttttcataaaaaaaaacataatatcaaaGGTGGCACTTTTTTAATTCAGGGATTTTCCAACCCTCTTATTTGGGTCCAAATATGGGCCCCTGTCCGATGAGAAATATGCTTCTTTTTTCCTAATTTTCAGCTCTAAAATTCCCAATTGTATATAGAcatcattgtaaaatttaataataatctttttttaagCAATGCAGCTGTAAGGTTTTGTTGGTGTCGTGATgtggtattttgtttaaaaatctcTTGAAATTGTTCACGATTTATGCAATTATAACTTATTCATTCTCAGAATGCCGAATTTTGCTCTTAATTCTTAAAAAATTTCTTGGGGACCAAGTTGCATGCAGGTAGTGCGAACTAATATATTTTCTGGAAATCAAACATTTCAAGAACTTTTTATTCCCAATTGCATGGGCCCTGGGCCCCTTCCCTTTAATAAACACTAGGAAAATCACTGTTATTAAGTTATCATTTACATGTAAGTAAGTGTCAAATTCCCAAAACCATCAAAGATATCAAAGTGGGAAAAATCCTTTTCAAGTTATTTAGGAAACAAGCTTTCCAAgaaccttttttaatttttgtttcataaaatcttcttcttcttctttgtgtacatgtttttatgaaaataactttaaatttacattatttCATTCTTTCACACTGAACTTGAATGGAAAAAGCCctaataaaaaccaaaagaaatcTTGAAATACCATACATGCATCAGTTTTTACtcacatatttaagttttttgtttgcatatttttaaaaagaaattagtGAAATATCCTTTGGTTCAAGTCCTGTGTATTTCTATGAGAGAAGACATTGAAAAACCATTAActatagtcatgatagttgTTAACATAAAATTCACCGTCATCTGTTCTctggtagagagttgtctcactggcaatcatatcacatcttattctataatgtataaaaattgtatatCTTACCAAAGTTATCTGAGGTTTCTGATGGGAAGACAATATAGTTCTGACAGAGTATGTTGTTTTGTCCATCAACTTGACCGTGTACTTCAGTTAAACCAGCTACATACTCATTTACCTGAAATATATTACTAAATcttcaatatttgtttataataataatatagagAATGGTACTGAGAACTGCATTTAGATCTTGTGATGCCAAGCTTCAGGGCaaatccagccatttttaaaagggggttcctAACCTAGGATAGAGGGTGGGTTCCAAcaatatgtccccattcaaatgcatagatAATCAAAAAGGGTGGGGGTCCAACTCCACCCCACCCCTGGATCGGCCCACTGCACTTGCCTCATATGCCGTATGATGAGCTAAATGACCTACTGTGTTGTATAAACCACCCATTTCACGTATTTACaatttgcatgtacatgtacatttttgtacatgaagCTTTCAGTCCTTTGATGGAAATTAATacttatgactaaaaaaaaagaagtaaacatAACCAGAAATCTGACAAGAATCACTTACACATGGAAAAGTTAAAATTACAAATCCTAAAAATAAATACCCCCTGTGTAAGTTGAATTAAAATACTACTTGTACATCTTGAAGCTTATttgttaggttttttttataatttaatactcaCAGGTTCTTGCAGTACAACACGTACATCCTGGTTATCACTTGTTGTCAGTGTAAAAGAATTGCCATCATTAgctacctaaaataaaatagtaaataaaatagttatgaACATTatagcaacaagaatgtgtcaataGTACATGGATGTccccactatcattttctacatgTATGTTCAGTGAACCCTGAGAatgggataaaaactctaatttggcattaaaattagaaagatcatgtcatacggaacatgtgtacttagtttcatgttgattggacttcaacttcatcaatcaaagagctgaatagatctgaggggaaagaccttgtttcaattatatttttttgagggagtgggggggggggggggggggcagggtGTATCTCTTGATAGTCTTCatatgggacaacatccctaatgcgccttgaaatgaggaactcaaaagtcacgtgtaaagaaaaaatctctgtgtagtgatattggacatgtttctatttttaacaaatgactgaacttaattatttgtggtgattaggaaagtagaggaacatagaataaatgtgtaaaaactatggagctattgaatgtgttcaaagtattaaattttcaaagaacttattgtgttaaaaaggggatattttaccacaaggagccgcatcacaaagggatgttcggggtttgctaatttacggaaaaagtaatctcacttcgtaccccgaaaatttaaccacatatgtgaaaatgtcacagcttcgaaacgagctatcatacatatccaagtttacgatatggactgagctacaggaaaaaacgttaccattatcgCCTATgggaaaacaattaaagatattgagcCATATAAGGGATGAAAAAAAGGAAcagctagaacatgtagaaaggttgacaatattgaaatcaattgtaGTTTAATGTAATTTCCTTATGTTAGGATTCAATTTGGACCATGGAAGAGATCTGCAtcttctaaatctaaacatttgattCAAGTTGATAGTAAATTATCTAAAATTCAACGGAATTCTGTCATTTAAAAacaactacaatattttttgaaatcttaataatgtaccactgaactgcaggctaggaccattttccattttttgtgacagtactctaaaaaaaataaaattcttaagAAAGTTAGGactgaaaaatctattcagttttaaatttccattgaaaaggccaggattttttaattagttggtttacggatctGCCCACCCAATTTTGCCGATTCCtagaataaaaatacaattgacatttcatgcttttttattcctgccaacccaaacaaatacattatccctgaaaaataattaaactcttctttttttatgaaatgaaatgcatgaatcactaacaaaattgataacactctctgttgtgaaaaaataaaacttccagtttacgtttctaaaaatagacaaatcaattataactgaCCTAGAAATGTCGTTTACGCAAATAATTTTGCTGATCGAAATCTGTGATTAAAACCCATTacacaataagtttgtttcccttatttgtcatcAGTCTGTAAGATGCATAATCTcatagaaatagacttgtccaaatgtggacaggtggaaaGCACCTTGGAAGTAAAAGTTCTGAATATTATCAACAAGTCATTtagaattttcttgtttcatggataatataaaaaaaatatcgtccatTTGGATTTAAAACGGGAATGAATGACACTAGATTAACCTGATATTCTCGTTTTTTCCTTGGACGAGTCTATTACATTtttgacacgtgtgttgaaacttattttcgtaagacgttttttacatttttttctttatcagtttcGTTTTTGAAGATCATTACTCACCAAGTTTTTGGGAATTGATTAAGAGCTACACgaatttcttcttcttttttgtgaaaagacgatttaatttcgtctttgtctgtgaacaccccccttttttacggCAAATCATTAGACAAAGTCATACGATATTTATGACAGCTGAGCAAGAATATTTCATCgaactaaaatttgaaatcagGGGCGTGTCCAGGATATTTGAAAGGGGGGGcgtagaataaaatattttgacgaGGGAAGCGaggcgaaaaaaaaattttggacctttttttggcttaaaaacataaaataatagagAATGGTTCTAATGTAACGGTTCCTGACTTGGAGCatgaatattttatagttaaagtGTCAGGGTGTGACATTTTTATGCCGAGTTCTATCCATTAATTGTCTATggtatattaaaatgattggATGGATCTTAACAGCAGTAGACCAATAACgagaaattccaaactcaaggGTATAAGGAGTTACTTAACATTTCAATTCCTAGGCCAGGATTTTATGAACGAGAGGTGTGATTACGGTGGAGGGTCCATGGGGAAGCTCAGAAGCTCCTGAATTTCAACCACTTAGCATCAAATTATGAAGTAATCCCTCTATTGTTGATTAAGTTCGGGTTTCATTGAACGACACAGATGATacaagacaaataaacactGAAGAATAAAGTTCTTTCGTTCTGAGTATTGCTTTAATGTGgaaatatacatatttctagtatacatgtaccttgACGCAAAACCTAAAATGAACACAGAAAAATACTGACGGACTCTCATTTTCAATTACTAGAGTGGATTCATTAGAACCATTTTACGTGGATTTCTCATGGCGTAATCgttaataattttatcaaattcaaGTTTAATGTCTCTGTGAACATATAAAAGAAGCAGAGCATTTAGGCGATCCTCCTTCATGGTGCTTCTCAAATCATTCTTGATCAACTTAAGGGATGAGTTAGCTCTTTCAGTGGAGCTTGACGTGACGCTCGTCAAAGCAAGTAAGAAGAGAACTTTCATGATGTTTGGGA
This Mytilus trossulus isolate FHL-02 chromosome 14, PNRI_Mtr1.1.1.hap1, whole genome shotgun sequence DNA region includes the following protein-coding sequences:
- the LOC134696056 gene encoding replication protein A 14 kDa subunit-like: MEFSKPRVNASKLPSHRGRNVCLLGKVKNVANDGNSFTLTTSDNQDVRVVLQEPVNEYVAGLTEVHGQVDGQNNILCQNYIVFPSETSDNFDMGAYNEAVELMARLPQNYVQGVQQQ